One window of Marinobacterium aestuarii genomic DNA carries:
- a CDS encoding SulP family inorganic anion transporter has translation MARAFKTRPKQTLWTRLFPFLLWGRLVNRESLRCDFFAGLTNAVIVLPQGVAYALIAGMPPQYGLYAAIVPAIIAALFGSSFHLISGPTAALSIVVFTTISPLAEPGSAEFIQLALTLTLFAGLFQLGLALARMGVLVNFVSHSVVIGFTAGAAVVIASSQMKNLLGVSVESDGTFVSTWMGVLERLADTNLYSLAVALCTLFSCLIIKKLLPRWPNMLLAMIIGSTLAAVLGAAEHNIALVGSIPATLPPLSLPDFSPALLHQLGSGALAIGLLGLVEAVSIARSVASRSHQTISGNQEFMGQALSNIVGSFFSCYASSGSFTRTGVNYASGARTPLAAVFAAISLAIIVLLLSDLTAYVPIPSMAGILLVVSWNLIDFHHIGAILKAGRSEASVLIITFLATLIMAMEFAIYIGVMLSLVFYLKTTSKPKIVQVLPDPTSPTPFFVSNEGRDLPECPQLRIIRIEGSLFFGAVNYVKEYLQDLPENNLLIVGNGMNFIDIAGAELLVHEARRRRAAGGTLYLSNLKDRVSHYLDKNGHIEELGAENIFISKGIAITRIYERLDRPTCDNCTTRIFSECRRDTPCG, from the coding sequence ATGGCACGCGCATTCAAAACCCGACCCAAACAGACACTCTGGACACGGCTGTTTCCGTTCCTGCTCTGGGGGCGTTTAGTAAACCGGGAAAGCCTGCGCTGCGATTTTTTTGCCGGCCTCACCAATGCGGTCATAGTACTGCCCCAGGGCGTGGCCTACGCGCTTATCGCCGGCATGCCGCCCCAGTACGGCCTTTACGCAGCCATAGTGCCGGCTATTATTGCCGCGCTCTTTGGCTCGTCCTTCCACTTGATCTCGGGCCCCACGGCGGCACTGTCTATAGTCGTGTTTACCACCATAAGCCCGCTGGCCGAGCCCGGCTCCGCCGAATTTATTCAACTGGCGCTGACGCTGACGCTGTTCGCCGGGCTCTTCCAGCTCGGGCTGGCGCTGGCGCGTATGGGCGTGCTGGTGAATTTTGTCTCCCATTCGGTGGTTATCGGTTTTACCGCAGGCGCCGCAGTGGTCATCGCCTCCAGTCAGATGAAGAACCTGCTGGGGGTCAGCGTAGAGAGCGATGGCACCTTTGTTTCCACCTGGATGGGTGTGCTGGAGCGACTGGCTGATACCAACCTGTATTCCCTGGCCGTGGCGCTATGCACCCTGTTCAGCTGCCTGATTATCAAGAAGCTGTTACCCAGGTGGCCCAACATGCTGCTGGCCATGATCATCGGCAGCACCCTGGCCGCGGTACTCGGCGCCGCCGAGCACAACATTGCCCTGGTGGGCTCGATCCCCGCGACACTGCCCCCCCTGAGCCTGCCGGACTTCTCGCCAGCACTGCTGCATCAGCTGGGCTCAGGTGCGCTTGCCATCGGTTTGCTGGGATTGGTGGAAGCCGTATCCATCGCCCGTTCGGTAGCCAGCCGTTCGCATCAGACTATCAGCGGCAACCAGGAGTTCATGGGCCAGGCGCTGTCGAATATTGTCGGTTCCTTTTTCTCCTGTTATGCCTCCTCCGGCTCTTTCACCCGCACCGGGGTCAATTACGCCTCGGGGGCACGCACACCGCTGGCGGCCGTGTTCGCGGCCATTTCCCTGGCCATCATCGTACTGCTGCTGTCGGATCTCACCGCCTATGTGCCCATCCCCAGCATGGCGGGCATTCTGCTGGTGGTGTCCTGGAATCTGATCGACTTTCACCATATAGGCGCCATTCTCAAGGCCGGGCGCTCGGAAGCCTCGGTGCTGATCATCACCTTCCTCGCCACCCTGATCATGGCGATGGAGTTCGCGATCTATATAGGCGTCATGCTGTCGCTGGTGTTCTACCTCAAGACCACTTCCAAGCCGAAAATCGTCCAGGTGCTGCCGGACCCGACCTCCCCCACGCCCTTTTTCGTCAGCAACGAGGGCCGCGATCTGCCCGAATGCCCGCAGCTGCGGATTATCCGCATCGAGGGGTCACTGTTTTTCGGCGCGGTGAACTACGTCAAGGAATACCTGCAGGACCTGCCGGAGAATAACCTGCTGATCGTGGGCAACGGCATGAACTTTATCGATATCGCCGGCGCCGAACTGCTGGTGCACGAGGCCCGGCGCCGTCGTGCCGCAGGAGGCACACTTTATCTGAGCAACCTGAAAGACCGGGTGTCCCACTACCTCGACAAGAACGGCCATATTGAGGAACTGGGGGCGGAGAATATTTTTATCAGCAAGGGCATCGCCATCACACGCATCTACGAGCGTCTCGATCGCCCCACTTGCGACAACTGCACCACGCGCATCTTCAGCGAGTGCCGCCGCGACACCCCGTGCGGCTGA
- a CDS encoding AAA family ATPase has protein sequence MTETMLIEQPDTMVSVRERFGINSDLRVPAFTERDDHVPEIDPAYKFNEDVTLAILAGFTQDRRVMIQGLHGTGKSTHIEQVAARLNWPCIRVNLDGHISRLDLVGKDTISLRDGKQVTEFQEGIVPWALRRPVALIFDEFDAGRPDVMFVIQRILERDGKFTLLDQNEVIHPHPYFRLFATANTVGLGNLNGLYHGTQVLNQAQIDRWNIVATLNYLPREDEIAIVQARVPSFATEAGHKQVAAMVAVAELTRQGFASGDVSTLMSPRTVISWAENNDIFHDLARSFRLSFLNKCDEAERPIVAEYFQRCFNQELTESYLLHASS, from the coding sequence ATGACCGAGACGATGCTCATTGAACAACCCGACACTATGGTTTCTGTGCGGGAGCGCTTTGGTATCAACTCAGACCTGCGTGTGCCCGCCTTCACCGAGCGTGACGACCATGTGCCGGAAATCGATCCGGCCTACAAATTCAACGAAGATGTGACACTTGCCATCCTGGCGGGCTTTACCCAGGACAGGCGCGTCATGATTCAGGGGCTGCACGGTACCGGCAAATCCACCCATATCGAGCAGGTAGCGGCACGCCTGAACTGGCCCTGCATAAGGGTCAACCTGGACGGTCACATCAGCCGCCTGGATCTGGTGGGCAAGGACACCATCAGCCTGCGCGATGGCAAGCAGGTGACCGAGTTTCAGGAAGGCATAGTCCCCTGGGCACTGCGCCGCCCCGTGGCACTAATTTTTGACGAGTTCGACGCCGGCCGACCGGATGTCATGTTCGTGATCCAGCGCATTCTGGAGCGCGACGGCAAGTTCACCCTGCTGGATCAGAACGAAGTGATACATCCGCACCCCTATTTTCGCCTGTTCGCCACCGCCAATACCGTCGGCCTTGGCAACCTCAACGGCCTGTACCACGGCACCCAGGTGCTCAACCAGGCACAGATCGACCGCTGGAACATTGTCGCCACCCTCAACTACCTGCCCCGTGAGGATGAAATCGCCATAGTGCAGGCGCGGGTACCCTCCTTCGCCACAGAAGCAGGACACAAGCAGGTCGCCGCCATGGTGGCCGTGGCCGAGCTGACCCGTCAGGGCTTTGCCAGCGGCGATGTGTCGACGCTGATGTCGCCCCGCACCGTGATCTCCTGGGCCGAAAACAACGATATCTTCCACGACCTGGCCCGCTCGTTCCGCTTGTCGTTCCTGAACAAGTGCGATGAAGCCGAGCGGCCCATTGTCGCCGAGTACTTCCAGCGCTGCTTTAATCAGGAACTGACGGAATCCTATCTGCTGCACGCATCCAGCTGA
- a CDS encoding cobaltochelatase CobT-related protein, producing MTQSGFNKPLTAWNPEQAPQLAPQAAEKSSDAPRLERKQQQIEELSGAAMRAETGIRNLRFRGRRLEIDGRAYPVRVPHLLTDLERDDFRSFRGAADGIALRLRHNDRRLHDKLKPAAPIARLIFEMLEQLRVESLVEDHHPGVRANLTHRFSAWSAQFHASGQTENHIGLMLYTLTQMSWALLSGNPVSEESEMLIEMPRVSLGRQIGAHFGLLRRTRHDQQAFAEHALAIAAVIQDMIDELNQEMALNEERDASEISENSHQNFSLLLELEGDDGELGGQSVAASEREHAGDGDSYRVFTTQYDRVLPAAKLVRAEQLTDLREKLDTRIRAQGLNVPRLARKLARILSAPERDGWEFGLEEGRLDARRLSRLVTSPGYRQLFRQERHQPHSNCLVSFLIDNSGSMKAHIESIAMLVDVFSRALEQAGASTEVLGFTTGHWNGGRPMKQWLGRGKPANPGRLNELNHIVYKDADTPWRRARASMAALLKPDLFREGVDGEALLWTLGRMQARREERRIIIVISDGCPMDSATLHSNSDDLLDVHLRQVVSQIEARGDMELYALGVGLDLSPYYRHNLALDMEHQLDNAVFEEVLQLLARGRRR from the coding sequence ATGACTCAAAGCGGCTTCAATAAACCGCTCACCGCCTGGAACCCGGAGCAGGCACCGCAGCTCGCGCCCCAGGCTGCGGAGAAGAGCAGCGATGCCCCCAGGCTTGAGCGCAAGCAGCAGCAGATCGAAGAGCTGAGCGGCGCCGCCATGCGCGCAGAGACCGGCATCCGCAACCTGCGCTTTCGCGGCCGGCGGCTGGAAATCGACGGCCGCGCCTATCCGGTGCGCGTGCCTCATCTGCTCACCGATCTGGAACGGGACGACTTCCGCTCCTTTCGCGGCGCCGCCGATGGTATCGCCCTGCGGCTGCGGCACAATGACCGCCGCCTGCATGACAAACTCAAGCCCGCCGCGCCCATTGCCCGGCTGATATTCGAAATGCTGGAGCAGCTGCGGGTCGAATCCCTGGTAGAAGACCATCACCCCGGCGTGCGCGCCAATCTGACCCACAGATTCAGCGCCTGGAGCGCGCAATTCCACGCCTCAGGCCAGACCGAAAACCATATCGGCCTTATGCTCTACACCCTCACCCAGATGAGTTGGGCACTGCTCAGCGGCAACCCGGTGAGCGAAGAGTCCGAAATGCTGATTGAAATGCCCCGGGTTTCTCTGGGCCGCCAGATAGGCGCACACTTTGGTCTGTTGCGCCGTACCCGCCACGACCAGCAGGCCTTTGCCGAACATGCCCTAGCCATAGCCGCGGTGATTCAGGACATGATCGATGAACTGAATCAGGAAATGGCGCTGAACGAAGAGCGCGATGCTTCTGAAATCAGCGAGAACAGCCACCAGAACTTCAGCCTGCTGCTGGAGCTCGAAGGTGATGATGGTGAGCTCGGCGGCCAGTCTGTCGCCGCCAGCGAGCGTGAGCATGCCGGTGATGGCGATAGCTATCGCGTCTTTACTACCCAGTACGATCGTGTGCTGCCTGCGGCTAAGCTGGTGCGGGCCGAACAGCTGACCGACCTGCGCGAAAAGCTGGATACTCGCATCCGCGCCCAGGGGCTTAATGTGCCTCGCCTGGCCCGAAAGCTGGCGCGCATTCTGTCGGCGCCTGAGCGCGACGGCTGGGAATTCGGCCTGGAAGAAGGTCGCCTCGATGCCCGCCGTCTGTCCCGCCTGGTCACATCGCCCGGCTACCGGCAGCTGTTTCGTCAGGAGCGCCACCAGCCCCACAGCAACTGCCTGGTCAGCTTCCTGATCGACAACTCCGGCTCCATGAAGGCCCATATCGAATCCATCGCCATGCTGGTCGATGTATTCTCAAGAGCCCTTGAGCAGGCCGGTGCCAGCACCGAGGTACTGGGCTTCACCACCGGGCACTGGAACGGTGGCCGGCCTATGAAGCAGTGGCTTGGACGTGGCAAGCCGGCCAATCCCGGCCGGCTGAACGAGCTGAACCATATCGTGTACAAGGATGCGGACACGCCCTGGCGGCGCGCCCGCGCATCCATGGCGGCATTGCTAAAGCCGGATCTGTTCCGCGAAGGCGTGGATGGCGAGGCCCTGCTCTGGACCCTGGGCCGCATGCAGGCAAGGCGGGAAGAACGCCGCATCATCATCGTCATTTCCGACGGTTGCCCGATGGACAGCGCCACCCTGCATTCCAACAGCGACGACTTGCTGGATGTGCATCTGCGCCAGGTGGTGAGTCAGATTGAAGCCCGCGGCGACATGGAGCTCTATGCCCTGGGTGTCGGGCTGGACCTGAGTCCCTACTATCGCCATAACCTGGCGCTGGACATGGAGCATCAGCTCGACAATGCCGTTTTCGAGGAGGTCTTGCAGCTGCTTGCCCGGGGCAGGCGCCGCTGA